The Streptomyces pratensis DNA segment AGCATCGTGCGGTGGTGTTGGCTGGTGGGCGTGAGGGGTTCGTGGGTGGGCTGGATGCGGTCGCGGCGGGGGAGCCGGCGGTGAATGTGGTGTCGGGTGTGGTGTCGGGTGGTGTGGATCGGGTGGTGTTTGTTTTTCCTGGTCAGGGTTCGCAGTGGGTGGGGATGGCGTCGGGGTTGCTGGAGTCGTCTCCGGTGTTCTTGGAGTGGGTGGAGCGGTGTGGGGAGGCGTTGGCGCCTTTCGTGGAGTGGGATTTGTTGGAGGTGTTGCGTGGTGAGGGTTCGTTGGACCGGGTGGATGTGGTGCAGCCGGTGTTGTGGGCGGTGATGGTGTCGCTGGCGCAGGTGTGGCGTTCGGTGGGGGTTGTTCCGTCGGTGGTGGTGGGGCATTCGCAGGGTGAGATCGCGGCGGCGTGTGTGTCGGGTGCGTTGTCGTTGTCGGACGGGGCGCGGTTGGTGGCGTTGCGGAGTGGGGTGATCGGGAAGGGTCTGGCGGGGTTGGGCGGGATGGTGTCGGTGGCGGCGTCGGTGGGCCGGGTCGAGGAGTTGCTGGCGGGTCGTGAGGGTGTGTGGGTCGCGGTGGTGAATGGTCCTGGGTCGACGGTGGTTGCTGGTGGTGTCGAGGAGCTGGCGGGGGTGAGGGCGGATGCGGAGGCGGCGGGTGTGCGGTCGCGGGTGATCGCGGTGGATTACGCGTCGCATACTCCGCATGTGGAGGGGGTCCGGGAGGAGTTGTTCGAGCTCGCGTCGTCGATCACGCCCGGTGCGGGTGAGGTGGCGATGTACTCGACGGTCACGGCCGGCCCGGTAGGGGGTGAGGTTCTGGACGCGGAGTACTGGTATCGCAATCTGCGTGAACCGGTCCGTTTCCAGGAGACCGTCGAGTCCCTGCTGGGCGAGGGCGACGCGGTGTTCGTCGAGATCAGTCCGCATCCGGTACTCATGGGCGCGCTCCAGGAGATCAGCGACGACGTCCTGGCGGTCGGCACGCTGCGCCGGGGCGAGGGCGGGATGGAGCGCTTCCTGGCCTCGGTCGCACAACTCTGGGTGCGTGGTGTCGAGACCGACTGGTCATCCGTGTTCCAGGGCACGGGCGCACAGCGAGTGGACCTGCCGACTTATGCGTTCCAGCGGGAGCGTTTCTGGTTGGAGGGTGTGGGGGGTGCGGGTGATGTGTCGGGTGCGGGGCTGTCGGTGGTGGATCATCCGTTGCTGTCGGCGGGTGTGATGCTGGCGGGTGGTGACGGGTTCGTGTTCACGGGCCGGTTGTCGACTCGGTCGCATCCGTGGCTGGCTGATCATGCGGTGGCGGGGCGGGTTCTTGTGCCGGGTGCGGCGTTGTTGGAGTTGGTGTTGCGGGCGGGTGAGTATGCGGGGTGTGACCGGCTGGAGGAGCTGGTGCTGCATGCGCCGTTGGTGTTGCCGGCGGGTGATGTTCCTGTTGATGTGCAGGTCAGTGTGGGTGATGTGGATGAGCTGGGGCAGCGGGCCGTCCGTGTCCATTCCCGGGCCGGTGGTATCGGTCACGAGGACGCCGACTGGGCGAGCCATGCGTCTGGAGTTCTCTGCCCGGACGCTTTGGACACACAGATGGTGCATGAATCGGGGTCGGGTGGTGTGTGGCCGCCGGAGGGTGCGGTGGGTGTTGCTGTTGAGGGTTTGTATGAGTCGTTCGCGGCGGCTGGGTATGTGTATGGGCCGGTGTTCCAGGGGTTGCGGTCGGTGTGGCGGCGTGGTGAGGAGGTGTTCGCGGAGGTCGAGCTGCCGGTCGAGGCGGGCGGGTTCGCGGTTCATCCGGCGTTGCTGGACGCGGCGTTGCAGGCTCGTCTGGCGGTGCTGGTCGAGGAGGGTGGGGAGCGGGTGATGCCGTTCTCGTTCTCGGGTGCGCGGATTCATGCCACGGGAGCGAGGTCGGTGCGGGTGCGGGTGTCGCCGGCCGGTCCGGACGCGATCTCGGTGCGGTTGACGGACCTGGCGGGGCTGGAGGTCCTCACGATCGACGCTCTCGTCTCGCGTCCACTGGCCGGGACAGCGCTGACAGCTGCGGCTGTCGAGGCGTCTGACTCGTTGTTCGAGGTCAACTGGGTCGGTGCTCCGGCTCCGGCGGGGAGAGCGGCCCGGGGCTGGAGGAGATACCTGTTTTTGTGGATGTGGCGTCGGTGGTGGCGGCGGTTGGTGAGGGTGTCGGGGTGCCGCGGGTGGTGGCGGTGTTCTGTCCGGGGGGTCCGGTCGCTGAGGCCCGGCAGGTGCTGGGGTCGGTGTTGGGCTGGGTGCGGGAGTGGCTGGAGTGCCCGGAGCTGGAGGGGTCACGTCTTGTCGTGGTGACGCGGGGCGGGGCTGCGGTCGGTCCGGGTGCCGGGGTCGATGTGGTGCAGGCGGCGGTGCGGGGCTTGATGCGTTCGGCGTGCTCGGAGTATCCGGACCGGTTCGCCCAGGTCGACGTGGATCATGATCCGGAAGCGGCGCCGGTGCCGGTGCTGGAGCCGGTGTTGGCGGGGGTCGTGGAGTCCGGGGAGCTGGAGGTTGTGGTTCGGGGTGGTGTGGTGTCGGTGCCGCGGTTGGGCCGGATCACGGGCGATGCGCTGACGGTTCCTGAGGGGGGCGGGGCGTGGAGTGTGGATCTGGACACGGCGGGGACGTTGGAGGGTTTGAGTCTGGTGGCGTGCCCGGCGGTCGAGGGACCGTTGGAGGCGGGTCAGGTCCGGGTCGGGGTGCGGGCGACCGGGGTCAATTTCCGTGATGTGCTGGTCGCGTTGGGTGTGGTGCCCGCGGGTGAGGCTTTGTTCGGGTGCGAGGGTGCGGGTGTGGTCCTCGAGGTGGGTCCCGGCGTCGACACGCTGGTGGTCGGGGACCGGGTGATGGGTTTGCTGTCGGGTGCGTATGCGGGGCCTGTCGCGGTCGCGGACCATCGGATGGTCGTGCGGATACCGGGTGGCTGGTCGTTCGCTCAGGCGGCGACGGTGCCCGCGGTGTTCCTGACCGCGTATTACGCGTTGGTGGATCTCGCGGGTGTCCGTGCGGGGCAGTCGCTCCTGGTTCATGCGGCGGCCGGTGGTGTGGGGATGGCGGCGGTGCAGCTCGCGGCGCATCTGGGTGTCGAGGTGTAT contains these protein-coding regions:
- a CDS encoding beta-ketoacyl synthase N-terminal-like domain-containing protein, with translation MASEDKLFGYLKRVTAELKETRARLQVAESAADEPVAIVGMSCRYPGGVSSPEDLWQLVSGGVDAISEVPSDRGWDLAGLFDADGEERPGTSYVRRGGFLYDAGEFDAGFFGISPREALAMDPQQRLLLETSWELFERAGIDPSSVRGSRTGVFVGSSFHGYGGDSNAAPDEVKGYLLTGRADSVISGRISYALGLEGPAMTVDTACSSSLVALHLAVNSLQRHESSLAVAGGVMVMATPEVFVEFSRQQGLSRDGRCRSFAGSADGTGLSEGVGLLLVERLSDAVRNGHQVLAVVRGSAVNQDGASNGLTAPNGPAQQRVIRQALADADLSPVQIDVVEAHGTGTTLGDPIEADALLATYGQDRPVGSPLLLGSLKSNIGHAQAAAGVGGVIKMVMAMRHGVVPATLHVDEPSPQVDWESGAVELVTERAVWPETGRVRRAGVSSFGVSGTNAHVILEQAPVVPVPVPVSDVADGVVEEVPVRAGGVGVLPWVVSAGSGAGLRGQAGRLGEFVAGSGVGVGDVGWSLVSSRAALEHRAVVLAGGREGFVGGLDAVAAGEPAVNVVSGVVSGGVDRVVFVFPGQGSQWVGMASGLLESSPVFLEWVERCGEALAPFVEWDLLEVLRGEGSLDRVDVVQPVLWAVMVSLAQVWRSVGVVPSVVVGHSQGEIAAACVSGALSLSDGARLVALRSGVIGKGLAGLGGMVSVAASVGRVEELLAGREGVWVAVVNGPGSTVVAGGVEELAGVRADAEAAGVRSRVIAVDYASHTPHVEGVREELFELASSITPGAGEVAMYSTVTAGPVGGEVLDAEYWYRNLREPVRFQETVESLLGEGDAVFVEISPHPVLMGALQEISDDVLAVGTLRRGEGGMERFLASVAQLWVRGVETDWSSVFQGTGAQRVDLPTYAFQRERFWLEGVGGAGDVSGAGLSVVDHPLLSAGVMLAGGDGFVFTGRLSTRSHPWLADHAVAGRVLVPGAALLELVLRAGEYAGCDRLEELVLHAPLVLPAGDVPVDVQVSVGDVDELGQRAVRVHSRAGGIGHEDADWASHASGVLCPDALDTQMVHESGSGGVWPPEGAVGVAVEGLYESFAAAGYVYGPVFQGLRSVWRRGEEVFAEVELPVEAGGFAVHPALLDAALQARLAVLVEEGGERVMPFSFSGARIHATGARSVRVRVSPAGPDAISVRLTDLAGLEVLTIDALVSRPLAGTALTAAAVEASDSLFEVNWVGAPAPAGRAARGWRRYLFLWMWRRWWRRLVRVSGCRGWWRCSVRGVRSLRPGRCWGRCWAGCGSGWSARSWRGHVLSW